One Bythopirellula goksoeyrii genomic window, GCGCCGAGCTTTGTACAAATCCCCTTCCTGGATCAGGGACTTGGACTGAGCCAATTGATCGCGCACGAAATCCGCTTGGCTCTTTCCGTCCTGCGGGTCGGATCTCAGATTCGAAATCCGCTGACGTGCCAAGCCAGCAAAGGCCCGGTCGTACTCATCGTCGCTCTTATTGAACATCGTGGCCAGTGCTTCGTATCTCTGCCAGGCAGTAATGCGGTCTCCCCGCTTCTCAAAGTCCCAAGCCTCGGTATAGAGCCGCTCCGCTTCACTTTCCGCAGGCCGACCCAGTCGGTCGTTGTTCTTTGCGCGAGTCTGCGCCCGATACACTAGGTAGCGATCTTCAAACTCCTGAATCTCATCGGCGTACTTTGTGTCGGGATACTGAGCCAAGAGTGGTTTGATGTATTGTTCTTCGGCCCGTTTCCAATCAACGGGGCTCTCGGAATCCATGTAAGGTTTTGCCCCTTCAAACAAGGCATCCTCATCCGCTGGCCGCAGCGTCCAAGCCGCCCCCGCAACCAACAGCAACAAACAAACTCCCAGAAACCAGGCGCGCTCGTAGAAAGGGCTCGTATCGCGATGCTTGCGACGGAATCCTTTCGACAACTTTCGCAGTTCTTTCTGATCTCCCCCAACTCGCAATACCCCTGACTTGCCAGCGAGTGCCTGCTGTGTAGCGCCCACCCCCGCAGCGACTTTCTGCATCGCACTAACTATCGCCCGATGGGCTTCTTCTGCAGACGAAAGTCGGTCAGCACGTTTAGGTTCGAGCAATTTAGCCACCAACACATCCAGCCATACAGGGCAGTCGAGTACCTTGGGGGCAATTCGCGGCGCT contains:
- a CDS encoding serine/threonine protein kinase, with product MQRSRIGPFVLEECLDPRGSANVLRGLHVERKTAMAVKLLPPSLVNQAMGGNLFAADVKRLQKLVHPSIVRYLGGTIEDGQPYLALELVPGESLRDLMDRRGKIPWELAVEITDGICEALRHAHQHGFVHQRLTPSRVLLPEGGGVKLAGFDCAWGDRDEVLGLRSSMEVAPYLAPEVFRGKQSATLPPCDLFSLGVILYECLAGELPWSANTPSELIQARRAGPAPRIAPKVLDCPVWLDVLVAKLLEPKRADRLSSAEEAHRAIVSAMQKVAAGVGATQQALAGKSGVLRVGGDQKELRKLSKGFRRKHRDTSPFYERAWFLGVCLLLLVAGAAWTLRPADEDALFEGAKPYMDSESPVDWKRAEEQYIKPLLAQYPDTKYADEIQEFEDRYLVYRAQTRAKNNDRLGRPAESEAERLYTEAWDFEKRGDRITAWQRYEALATMFNKSDDEYDRAFAGLARQRISNLRSDPQDGKSQADFVRDQLAQSKSLIQEGDLYKARRILDGIVSSYKDNRELQPLVDQARVQIQNLTKD